The following proteins are co-located in the Paludibaculum fermentans genome:
- a CDS encoding PadR family transcriptional regulator has translation MLRSQDSDPNSLLPLPEATFHILMAVAGEDRHGYAIIQDVAARTDGSLKLSPGTLYRSIQRMLEQGLLEETNERPAPDQDDERRRYYRITEFGRETAKAETRRLTNLVRLAKASGLAPGRA, from the coding sequence ATGCTGCGCAGCCAAGACAGTGACCCGAATTCCCTGCTCCCCTTGCCGGAAGCGACCTTCCACATCCTGATGGCGGTGGCGGGGGAAGACCGTCACGGGTACGCCATTATTCAGGATGTGGCGGCCCGCACGGACGGGTCCCTGAAGCTGAGCCCGGGTACGTTGTATCGGTCGATTCAGAGGATGCTGGAACAGGGCCTGCTGGAAGAGACCAATGAACGGCCTGCTCCGGACCAGGATGACGAGCGCCGGCGCTACTACCGGATCACTGAATTCGGACGGGAGACGGCCAAGGCCGAGACCCGGCGGCTGACGAACCTGGTGCGTTTGGCAAAGGCCAGCGGCCTGGCTCCCGGGAGGGCGTGA
- a CDS encoding AMP-dependent synthetase/ligase: MGKMAPSLPVELRTVYRMLKMAEATWGEQPALHQPVGQGKYRTYSWVEYTRIAEEIAAGLHSLGIRHGDIVGLASETRAEFYLADTGVMTNGSISAAVYTSLPPAEQVKTLKGCDARLIFIENAKTMRALDSAGLSDLQVPRVLMDGEGEGAITFDQLRAKGREAMQADVGLLERLIDAVQPRDYAILYLTSGATGEPKMGLVTHLSIVSNCECGPPVLPVNDDDRTLAFLPSAHITQRMVMQQLMIRMGVPVYFSEGLTKMPGELRAIRPTFFVAPPRVWERMYASITTEIRKKPAVIRKLFYLGLGVGSEAARARRDGRTPAPWVSSSLKFFDKVVFSKIRTRLGGAMRIAASGSAPLGKDLAEFYASIGLPLIEGYGLTEGGVVALNPIDRPRAGSIGKVLPTAEIRFASDGELLIRGPMVFSGYYKDPDATAAVLRDGWLHTGDIGELDADGYISITGRKKELIVASNGKKIYPARIEGLFKLEPLVNQVLLVGDRLPYVTAVITINQQAAEHLDGVKSGSLLSEVSQSEAVQSEVKRIVQRVNRQLAPFEQIRKFKILEREFSLEAGELTPTMKLRRGKVIENLRGEIGELYVGRDSID; the protein is encoded by the coding sequence ATGGGAAAGATGGCGCCGTCGCTCCCGGTTGAGCTTCGCACGGTCTACCGGATGCTGAAGATGGCTGAGGCCACGTGGGGCGAGCAGCCCGCGCTGCACCAACCCGTGGGGCAGGGGAAGTACCGGACCTACAGCTGGGTCGAATACACGCGCATTGCGGAAGAGATCGCGGCCGGACTGCATTCGCTGGGCATTCGCCACGGCGACATCGTCGGCCTGGCATCCGAGACGCGGGCCGAATTCTATCTGGCCGACACGGGCGTGATGACGAACGGCAGCATCTCGGCCGCCGTTTACACGAGCCTGCCGCCCGCTGAGCAGGTGAAGACGCTGAAGGGCTGCGATGCGCGGCTGATCTTCATCGAGAACGCCAAGACCATGCGGGCGCTGGACTCCGCCGGCTTGAGCGACCTGCAGGTGCCGCGAGTCCTGATGGATGGCGAAGGCGAGGGCGCCATTACTTTCGACCAGCTTCGAGCCAAGGGGCGCGAAGCGATGCAGGCGGACGTTGGCCTGCTGGAGCGGTTGATCGACGCGGTGCAGCCGCGCGATTACGCGATCCTCTACCTGACTTCCGGCGCGACGGGCGAGCCCAAGATGGGCCTGGTGACGCACCTTTCCATCGTGTCGAACTGCGAATGCGGACCACCGGTGCTGCCGGTGAACGACGACGACCGGACCCTGGCGTTTCTGCCGTCCGCGCACATCACGCAGCGGATGGTGATGCAGCAGTTGATGATCCGCATGGGAGTCCCGGTTTACTTCAGCGAGGGACTCACGAAGATGCCCGGCGAGTTGCGCGCCATCCGGCCGACGTTCTTCGTCGCGCCGCCGCGTGTGTGGGAACGCATGTACGCCAGCATCACGACCGAGATCCGGAAGAAGCCGGCCGTGATCCGGAAGCTGTTTTACCTGGGCCTGGGCGTGGGCTCGGAGGCCGCCAGGGCACGTCGCGACGGGCGGACTCCGGCGCCTTGGGTGTCGTCCTCCCTAAAGTTCTTCGACAAGGTGGTGTTCTCCAAGATCCGCACGCGGCTGGGCGGCGCCATGCGCATCGCGGCCAGCGGTTCGGCTCCGTTGGGGAAGGACCTGGCGGAGTTTTACGCCTCTATCGGCTTACCGCTGATTGAGGGCTACGGGTTGACCGAGGGCGGCGTGGTGGCACTGAATCCCATCGACCGGCCGCGCGCGGGTTCGATTGGGAAAGTACTGCCGACGGCGGAGATCCGCTTCGCCTCGGACGGTGAATTGCTGATCCGCGGCCCGATGGTATTCTCGGGCTACTACAAGGATCCGGACGCCACAGCGGCGGTGCTGCGCGATGGCTGGCTGCATACCGGCGACATTGGGGAGCTCGATGCTGACGGCTACATCTCGATCACCGGCCGCAAGAAAGAGTTGATCGTCGCCTCGAACGGCAAGAAGATCTACCCGGCGCGCATCGAGGGCCTGTTCAAGCTGGAGCCGCTGGTGAACCAGGTGCTGCTGGTGGGCGACCGCCTGCCGTACGTCACGGCCGTGATCACCATCAACCAGCAGGCCGCGGAGCATCTGGACGGGGTGAAGTCCGGCTCGCTGCTGAGCGAGGTTTCCCAGTCGGAAGCCGTGCAGAGCGAAGTGAAGCGCATCGTGCAGCGCGTGAACCGCCAACTGGCCCCGTTCGAGCAGATCAGGAAGTTCAAGATCCTGGAGAGGGAGTTCTCCCTGGAGGCCGGCGAGCTGACCCCGACGATGAAGCTGCGGCGCGGCAAGGTGATCGAAAATCTGCGCGGCGAGATCGGGGAACTCTACGTCGGGCGCGACAGCATCGATTAA
- a CDS encoding inositol monophosphatase family protein: MGFERELAVARQLASEAGSLALRFQSDGFEVEDKPDDSPVTAADKACEKLFASTLESEFPADGLLGEEGANKTGTSGRRWIIDPIDGTRDFVRGNRLWSNLLGLEVDGVIEVGVATFPALDEQYYAVRGGGAFRSAKGEVTRLKASSIDTVERAVACVLQFNNVAIRPHSDRLLPFMSRFWAVRSLGGAWDSMFVASGHAEFWLEPSAKPWDLAAISVICKEAGCRYYDYKGNDTIYGGNAVVVTPALEPEVRTFLGLSGQTVA, from the coding sequence ATGGGCTTTGAAAGAGAACTGGCCGTGGCCCGGCAACTGGCTTCTGAAGCCGGAAGCCTCGCGCTGCGGTTCCAGAGCGATGGCTTTGAGGTCGAGGACAAGCCGGACGACTCCCCGGTGACGGCGGCCGACAAGGCCTGCGAGAAGCTTTTCGCTTCCACGCTGGAGTCGGAATTCCCGGCCGATGGCCTGCTGGGCGAAGAGGGGGCCAACAAGACGGGTACCAGCGGGCGGCGCTGGATCATCGATCCCATCGACGGGACGCGCGACTTCGTTCGCGGCAACCGCCTGTGGTCCAACCTGTTGGGCCTGGAGGTCGATGGGGTCATTGAGGTGGGTGTCGCGACCTTTCCAGCCTTGGATGAACAGTATTACGCGGTGCGCGGCGGCGGAGCCTTCCGGTCCGCCAAAGGCGAGGTCACCCGGCTGAAGGCATCTTCCATCGACACGGTGGAGCGGGCCGTCGCCTGCGTCCTCCAATTCAACAACGTGGCCATCCGGCCCCACTCGGACCGCCTGCTCCCGTTTATGTCCAGGTTCTGGGCCGTACGGAGCCTCGGCGGCGCCTGGGACTCGATGTTCGTCGCCTCCGGCCACGCCGAGTTCTGGCTGGAACCCAGCGCCAAGCCGTGGGACCTGGCCGCGATCTCGGTCATCTGCAAGGAAGCCGGCTGCCGCTACTACGACTACAAAGGCAACGACACGATTTACGGCGGCAACGCCGTCGTGGTCACGCCCGCGCTCGAGCCGGAAGTCCGGACGTTCCTCGGCCTAAGTGGTCAAACGGTCGCCTGA
- a CDS encoding NADP-dependent isocitrate dehydrogenase → MFANTPITVAKGDGIGPEIMEATLHILKEGGAGLEIEEIEIGEKVYRRGNSAGIEQSSLDRLMRTKVFLKAPINTPQGGGFKSLNVTTRKLLGLYANVRPCVAYDPYVRTKHPGMDVVIVRENEEDLYAGIEYQHTPDQAQCLKIITRSGCQRIVRYAFEYARRNGRKKVSCFTKDNIMRLTDGLFHRVFDEIGPEYPELEREHLIVDIGAAKLADTPEVFDVIVMPNLYGDILSDVAAQIAGSAGLAGSANIGAKYAMFEAIHGPAPRRAGQNLGNPSGLLLGSVMMLVHIGQADVAERVHNAWLRTIEDGIHTYDIFKDGISQEKAGTQEFAHAVTARLGLPPQRLKPVHYNTAPSLTEQPRTEAAPPGRRELVGVDLFVHHVPADPNIIGKLMEAVAPDGLKLVMISNRGMKVYPDPLPHTIVCDSWRCRFLSSTDNPVITLKQVMDAMGRAVDAGADIHKTEFLYNYEGKAGYSVGQGQ, encoded by the coding sequence ATGTTTGCAAACACGCCAATCACGGTCGCAAAAGGCGACGGCATCGGCCCGGAGATCATGGAGGCCACGCTCCACATCCTGAAGGAGGGCGGCGCCGGGCTGGAGATCGAGGAGATCGAGATTGGTGAGAAGGTCTACCGGCGCGGCAATTCCGCCGGTATCGAGCAGAGCTCGCTCGACCGCCTCATGCGGACGAAGGTCTTCCTGAAGGCGCCCATCAACACCCCACAAGGCGGCGGGTTCAAGAGCCTGAACGTCACGACAAGGAAACTGCTGGGGCTGTATGCGAATGTCCGGCCATGCGTCGCTTACGACCCGTACGTACGCACCAAACACCCCGGCATGGACGTCGTGATTGTCCGTGAGAATGAGGAAGACCTCTACGCGGGCATCGAATACCAGCACACGCCCGACCAGGCGCAGTGCCTGAAGATCATTACGCGCAGCGGCTGCCAGCGCATTGTCCGCTATGCGTTTGAGTACGCACGGCGCAACGGCAGGAAGAAGGTCTCATGCTTCACGAAGGACAACATCATGAGGCTGACCGACGGCCTGTTCCACAGGGTCTTCGACGAGATCGGACCGGAGTATCCGGAGCTCGAGAGAGAGCACTTGATCGTCGACATCGGCGCGGCGAAACTGGCGGACACCCCGGAGGTGTTCGACGTGATTGTGATGCCGAACCTCTACGGCGACATTCTCTCGGATGTGGCGGCGCAGATCGCGGGCTCGGCTGGATTGGCGGGCTCGGCCAACATTGGCGCAAAGTACGCGATGTTTGAGGCGATCCACGGCCCGGCTCCGCGGCGGGCGGGCCAGAATCTGGGGAACCCGTCGGGGCTTCTGCTGGGGTCGGTAATGATGCTCGTGCACATTGGTCAGGCCGATGTGGCTGAACGGGTCCACAACGCCTGGCTGCGGACGATAGAGGACGGGATCCACACCTACGATATTTTCAAGGACGGCATCAGCCAGGAGAAGGCCGGCACGCAAGAGTTTGCCCACGCCGTCACCGCGCGGCTGGGGCTGCCGCCGCAACGGCTGAAGCCAGTGCACTACAATACGGCGCCGAGCCTGACGGAGCAACCGCGGACGGAAGCGGCTCCGCCGGGCCGCCGGGAACTGGTGGGCGTCGATCTCTTTGTACACCACGTGCCGGCCGATCCAAACATCATCGGAAAGCTGATGGAGGCCGTCGCCCCAGATGGGCTGAAACTGGTGATGATCTCCAATCGCGGCATGAAGGTCTACCCGGATCCGCTACCGCACACGATTGTGTGCGACAGTTGGCGCTGCCGCTTCCTGAGCTCGACGGACAATCCCGTGATTACGCTGAAGCAGGTGATGGACGCGATGGGCCGGGCCGTGGATGCCGGCGCCGACATTCACAAGACTGAGTTCCTCTATAACTACGAAGGAAAGGCTGGCTACTCAGTAGGCCAGGGACAGTAG
- a CDS encoding RrF2 family transcriptional regulator, with product MIYSRSAEYAIRAFVHLAAVPEGKYAMVKQIAEEADIPSHFLAKILQQLARKGFLRSSKGPTGGFCLRLPAAELSILNIVDAVDGLADFERCPAGMAECNDQAPCGMHDSWKALRNRIMEYLERTTILELAKGFEQKRKNLEKLTKKAKRSTTKKA from the coding sequence ATGATCTATTCCCGTTCGGCTGAGTACGCAATCCGCGCTTTTGTCCACTTGGCTGCTGTCCCGGAGGGCAAGTATGCCATGGTGAAGCAGATCGCTGAGGAAGCAGACATCCCGTCCCACTTCCTGGCCAAGATCTTGCAGCAACTTGCGCGCAAGGGATTCCTCCGCTCCAGCAAAGGACCCACGGGTGGATTCTGCTTACGGCTGCCAGCCGCTGAACTGTCCATCCTGAATATTGTCGATGCCGTTGACGGCTTGGCCGACTTTGAACGCTGCCCGGCTGGCATGGCCGAATGCAACGATCAGGCGCCGTGCGGAATGCACGATAGCTGGAAGGCCTTGCGGAATCGTATCATGGAGTATCTGGAGCGGACTACGATCCTTGAGCTTGCCAAGGGCTTCGAGCAAAAGCGGAAGAACCTGGAGAAGCTCACGAAGAAAGCGAAACGCTCCACGACGAAGAAGGCCTAG
- a CDS encoding AsmA family protein produces the protein MSKLWKILLGLVVLVVLLVGACALVARSMISGSGKQKVLAMLSDSLGVAVTVGDIDVKIGSILKLEPALQLDQIRLANPSGFSGKPMVEAEAIDAIVSVSSLFSNSPRIIALAITKPVLLVEKNTAGKTNLEVFMDRLQAKPAAASDKGGAPAANSSLSIEDLRIEGGAVKLAGEALGSWRRIDLRLGGFGSGRPLTAKASAHLMETTKSLLEFQGTLGPFAEGSTPIDGKLDVSFAPGELPKAFLLKEFGAFLAAPGEKALLKVAVALKGDLARTASGATQVSLADFLIGRDEQHRLPLTGNVAGQLTLKHALSGPAIQIEIPKSAFGLAAGQLAASMSFASDAGQERASLAGSLKGLDIQQLLGAFLDNDPGIQGALHIPRFELRTAGRDAQQMRSALSGSGSIEVANGKLKQMDLLGSITGAMGKAGLMQATGSTDFAALKTNFAIQDQTLTLSDAVMDGGGLRTTGAGRVGFDTSLNLKLQAQVSGRIAELLGARPRGDQPAQSIIPVDVAGTTASPRVTPSVKGLAAEATKNYVGGFLDKLLTNKANKK, from the coding sequence ATGTCGAAACTCTGGAAAATCCTGCTTGGGCTCGTCGTTCTGGTGGTCTTATTGGTGGGGGCGTGTGCGCTTGTTGCGCGGTCGATGATCTCAGGCTCAGGCAAGCAGAAAGTGCTGGCGATGCTCAGCGATTCCTTGGGCGTAGCCGTGACGGTTGGCGACATTGACGTGAAGATTGGCAGCATTCTGAAGCTGGAGCCGGCGCTGCAACTGGACCAGATTCGCCTGGCAAACCCGTCCGGGTTCAGCGGCAAGCCGATGGTGGAAGCCGAGGCAATCGACGCGATCGTGTCGGTGTCTTCCCTGTTCTCCAATTCGCCTCGCATCATTGCCCTGGCCATCACGAAACCCGTGTTGCTGGTGGAGAAGAACACAGCGGGCAAGACCAATCTCGAAGTATTCATGGATCGCCTGCAGGCCAAGCCGGCGGCGGCATCGGACAAAGGCGGCGCACCTGCCGCAAACTCCTCGTTGTCGATCGAAGACCTGCGCATTGAAGGCGGCGCGGTGAAACTGGCCGGGGAAGCGTTGGGCTCGTGGCGGCGCATCGATCTGCGGCTGGGCGGGTTCGGCTCGGGGCGTCCACTCACGGCCAAGGCCTCCGCGCACCTGATGGAGACCACGAAATCGCTGCTGGAGTTCCAGGGCACGCTTGGGCCGTTCGCCGAGGGCTCCACGCCCATCGACGGTAAGCTCGACGTTTCATTCGCGCCCGGTGAACTCCCGAAGGCCTTTCTGCTGAAGGAATTCGGGGCGTTCCTGGCCGCTCCTGGCGAGAAAGCGTTGTTGAAGGTGGCGGTGGCGTTGAAGGGCGATCTGGCGCGTACGGCCTCTGGAGCCACCCAGGTGTCGCTGGCCGACTTCCTGATTGGACGGGACGAGCAGCACCGCCTGCCATTGACCGGCAACGTGGCGGGCCAGTTGACGCTGAAGCACGCGCTGTCTGGACCTGCGATTCAGATCGAGATCCCGAAATCGGCCTTCGGCCTGGCCGCCGGACAACTGGCCGCGAGCATGAGCTTCGCCTCCGATGCCGGGCAGGAGCGCGCCTCGCTGGCCGGCTCGTTGAAAGGCCTCGATATTCAACAACTTCTGGGCGCCTTTCTGGACAATGATCCGGGCATCCAGGGGGCGCTGCACATCCCCAGGTTTGAGCTGCGCACAGCGGGTCGCGATGCGCAGCAGATGCGCAGTGCACTGTCGGGGTCCGGGTCGATTGAAGTGGCCAACGGTAAGCTCAAACAGATGGATTTGCTGGGCTCGATCACCGGAGCAATGGGGAAGGCCGGCCTCATGCAGGCTACGGGCTCCACCGATTTCGCCGCCCTGAAGACTAATTTTGCCATCCAGGATCAGACGCTCACCCTGTCCGATGCGGTGATGGACGGCGGCGGCCTGCGCACAACCGGAGCAGGCCGTGTGGGCTTCGATACCTCGCTGAACCTGAAGCTGCAGGCCCAGGTGAGCGGCCGGATCGCCGAACTGCTGGGGGCGCGGCCGCGCGGCGACCAACCGGCACAGTCGATCATCCCTGTAGATGTAGCCGGCACGACAGCCAGCCCGAGAGTGACACCCAGCGTGAAGGGGCTTGCGGCCGAAGCCACCAAAAACTATGTAGGTGGATTTCTCGACAAGCTGCTGACCAACAAGGCCAACAAGAAATGA
- a CDS encoding glycoside hydrolase family 32 protein, with the protein MSQGWTRRTFLGSLSTTLFAATDLANDPDRPQYHFLPPSNWMNDPNAPVWFQGEYHMFYQYNPKAAQWDTMHWGHATSPDMLHWKHLPIALAPTPGGPDKDGCFTGCMVVENGKPVIVYTGVNPEVQCLARSEDLKAWTKHPGNPIIAAPPPGIDTPGFRDPHVWRDGEEWLLLIGAGFRGKGGTVLLYKSPDLIHWTYLKPLLTGEKLPGPADPVASGEMWECPDFFPVGNKWLLYVSTQGKVLYWLGTRKDRVFTPESNGVLVHGAGYAPKSCDASGKRRIIWAWLREQRSKADQLKAGWSGSMSLAVVPSLDKQGGLLLKPAVEYEKLRGKRLREAAHDDCCEIHVKLKGLKPFGLLRGGHEVLGFDPESHTLSVGRTEAPVPAGPVDLRIFLDGSVVEVFVNSKIWVTGRVYGGNQGLSMRGSPDSIESWALKPVSGDRLTT; encoded by the coding sequence ATGTCGCAGGGCTGGACTCGCCGTACGTTTCTAGGCTCGCTTTCCACCACACTGTTTGCGGCCACGGATCTGGCCAACGATCCGGACCGGCCGCAGTACCATTTTCTCCCCCCTTCCAACTGGATGAATGACCCCAATGCACCCGTCTGGTTCCAGGGCGAGTACCACATGTTCTACCAGTACAATCCGAAAGCGGCGCAATGGGACACCATGCATTGGGGCCACGCCACCAGCCCGGACATGCTGCATTGGAAGCATCTGCCCATCGCGCTGGCGCCCACGCCCGGCGGCCCCGACAAGGACGGCTGCTTCACCGGCTGCATGGTGGTGGAGAACGGCAAGCCCGTCATCGTATACACCGGAGTGAACCCGGAGGTGCAATGCCTGGCACGGTCAGAGGACCTGAAAGCCTGGACGAAGCATCCCGGTAATCCCATCATCGCCGCGCCGCCGCCGGGCATCGACACGCCCGGCTTCCGCGACCCGCACGTGTGGCGGGACGGCGAAGAATGGCTGCTGCTGATCGGCGCCGGTTTCCGCGGCAAGGGCGGCACCGTGCTGCTCTACAAGTCTCCTGACCTGATCCACTGGACCTATCTGAAGCCGTTGCTCACTGGCGAGAAGCTCCCCGGTCCGGCGGACCCCGTCGCCAGCGGAGAGATGTGGGAGTGCCCGGACTTCTTCCCGGTCGGCAACAAGTGGCTGCTCTACGTCTCGACCCAGGGCAAGGTGCTGTATTGGCTGGGCACACGGAAAGACCGCGTCTTTACGCCAGAATCGAACGGCGTCCTCGTACATGGCGCAGGTTATGCCCCCAAAAGCTGTGATGCTTCGGGTAAGCGCCGCATCATCTGGGCGTGGCTGCGGGAGCAGCGCAGCAAGGCGGACCAGCTCAAGGCGGGTTGGTCGGGCTCCATGTCGCTCGCGGTCGTGCCCTCGCTGGACAAGCAGGGCGGACTGCTGCTGAAGCCCGCGGTGGAGTACGAAAAACTGCGCGGCAAACGGCTGCGCGAAGCCGCCCACGACGACTGCTGCGAGATTCACGTGAAACTCAAGGGGCTGAAGCCCTTCGGCCTGCTGCGCGGCGGACATGAGGTTCTGGGATTCGATCCCGAGAGCCACACGCTGAGCGTGGGCCGTACGGAAGCGCCTGTGCCGGCCGGGCCTGTGGACCTGCGCATCTTCCTGGACGGTTCCGTTGTGGAGGTCTTCGTCAACAGCAAGATCTGGGTGACCGGCCGGGTGTACGGCGGGAACCAGGGCTTGAGCATGCGAGGCAGCCCGGACAGTATCGAGTCGTGGGCACTGAAGCCCGTTTCAGGCGACCGTTTGACCACTTAG
- the clpP gene encoding ATP-dependent Clp endopeptidase proteolytic subunit ClpP: MPIRNGEIPTPHDMLVPMVVEQTSRGERAFDIYSRLLKENIIFLGTPIDDQVANLIIAQMLFLASEDPEKDISLYINSPGGSITAGMAILDTMNLIEPDIVTYCVGQAASMGAVLLACGAKGKRYTLPHSRILIHQPSMSGLAGQATDIDIYAREILRMREILNGVLADATGQTVEKIARDVDRDYIMEAEAAVEYGIVDKIIAKRAK; encoded by the coding sequence ATGCCGATTCGCAATGGGGAGATTCCGACCCCGCACGATATGTTGGTCCCGATGGTGGTCGAGCAGACCTCCCGAGGGGAGCGCGCCTTTGACATCTATTCGCGGCTGTTGAAGGAGAACATTATCTTCCTCGGCACGCCGATCGACGACCAGGTGGCCAACCTGATCATCGCCCAGATGTTGTTTCTGGCGTCGGAAGATCCGGAGAAGGACATCTCCCTGTACATCAACTCCCCCGGTGGTTCAATCACGGCCGGCATGGCGATTCTCGATACGATGAACCTGATCGAGCCGGATATCGTGACTTACTGCGTGGGACAGGCCGCCTCAATGGGCGCTGTTCTCCTCGCCTGCGGCGCCAAGGGCAAGCGCTACACGTTGCCGCATTCCCGGATCCTGATCCACCAGCCGTCGATGAGCGGGCTGGCTGGTCAGGCCACTGATATCGACATCTACGCCCGCGAGATCCTGCGCATGCGCGAGATTCTCAACGGGGTTCTGGCTGATGCCACGGGCCAGACAGTGGAAAAGATCGCTCGCGACGTCGATCGCGACTACATCATGGAAGCCGAAGCCGCCGTCGAATACGGCATTGTCGACAAGATCATCGCCAAGCGCGCCAAGTAA